One window of Quercus robur chromosome 12, dhQueRobu3.1, whole genome shotgun sequence genomic DNA carries:
- the LOC126708227 gene encoding uncharacterized protein LOC126708227, with protein sequence MLKSLNKKLCLLCSRLRWPSHRRSKPKIIIERFGKNSSKFQDDANSEVSINGSAAVHPNGELGSLKSEKPIRIATFNAALFSMAPAIPEAEKRTSFEIGNGDIMNFRRSMDLNLRAKSVNDRPKSILKQSPLHPNSMNGTNNLSTQQKYVKSKLWVSINLPDNEISLLRNRQLSFDEREGSSSFSASSSTISRVLKGKAPLRSNSSLPIISMLNGIVGETYKSSRTVLDLVLNLYQAQKSI encoded by the coding sequence ATGCTTAAATCACTTAACAAGAAGCTCTGCCTCCTCTGCTCTCGCCTTCGCTGGCCCAGTCACCGCCGCTCCAAGCCTAAAATTATCATCGAAAGGTTTGGAAAAAATAGCTCCAAATTTCAAGATGATGCCAACAGTGAAGTGAGCATTAATGGGTCGGCTGCAGTTCATCCAAATGGCGAATTGGGTAGTCTAAAATCGGAAAAGCCTATACGGATAGCTACATTCAATGCTGCCCTCTTTTCCATGGCACCAGCAATTCCTGAGGCTGAGAAGAGAACAAGTTTTGAAATTGGAAATGGAGATATAATGAATTTTAGGAGGTCAATGGACTTGAATTTACGTGCAAAGTCTGTGAATGATCGGCCAAAAAGTATTCTAAAGCAGTCTCCCCTGCATCCAAATTCCATGAATGGTACAAACAATCTTTCAACGCAACAGAAGTATGTGAAGTCCAAGTTATGGGTGTCGATAAACTTACCTGATAATGAGATTTCGTTGTTACGGAATAGACAGTTGAGCTTTGATGAAAGAGaaggttcttcttctttttctgctTCAAGTAGTACAATAAGTAGAGTTTTGAAAGGGAAGGCTCCCCTAAGATCCAATTCAAGCTTGCCTATAATAAGTATGCTAAATGGTATAGTTGGCGAGACCTATAAAAGCAGCAGGACTGTGCTTGACTTAGTGCTAAACTTGTATCAGGCTCAAAAGTCGATATGA
- the LOC126708228 gene encoding uncharacterized protein LOC126708228: protein MALRRFLIKSTTTTTPTPTRFPPPPPPPPSAPTTTTTPTRSPPLKPPPAPFTRPLLLLTTHLIPSTPPAPFTPPHLLTSRAFSSPGENSPAKVLVHQFIEKMKNHVSDLPFPPAVKAALHTILKGMLFAAGERAFELLVRVFLWLKEKLLTWWKGKKKAAEDEE, encoded by the coding sequence ATGGCTCTCCGTCGTTTTTTGATCAAGTCTACCACTACCACTACCCCAACCCCAACCCGCtttcctccaccaccaccaccaccaccctctGCTcctaccaccaccacaaccccAACCCGTTCTCCTCCTCTCAAGCCTCCACCCGCTCCATTTACTCgtcccctcctcctcctcactACCCATCTCATCCCTTCTACTCCACCCGCTCCATTTACTCCTCCCCATCTCCTCACTTCCCGGGCTTTCTCAAGCCCTGGGGAAAACTCACCCGCCAAGGTGCTTGTCCATCAGTTCATCGAAAAGATGAAAAACCATGTATCCGATTTGCCTTTTCCACCAGCGGTCAAGGCGGCCCTTCACACCATTTTGAAGGGCATGCTCTTTGCCGCTGGTGAAAGAGCATTCGAGCTGCTCGTGAGGGTCTTCCTCTGGCTCAAGGAGAAGCTCTTGACGTGGTGGAAGGGCAAGAAGAAGGCGGCGGAGGATGAAGAGTGA